A genomic segment from Paramixta manurensis encodes:
- a CDS encoding acyltransferase codes for MTQKIGWIDNLRAVACLMVIMIHTTTWYVTNSPKITESHWDIANLLNSASRVCVPLFFMISGYLFFGERSAQRRHFLRIILCLLFYSAVALAYITWLTPISEGLSIKHLLQKPVFYHLWFFFAIIVIYLFSPLIQVKEAKAGYVALVVLVLAVLANPNTADQSLGPFHWLPVNLYVSGNTIYYLLYALLGRAIGMMETARRGVNGLAGGLFIGCVIGISIGTKRELHINGAFSDLWYLYCGPLVFIAAISLMVLFKNCLNQRPLPGLATISRYSLPIYGFHALFIHYLRTHHLDHTAHPLVDIPLVFAITLGGSLLLAMGLQRLDTHRLVS; via the coding sequence ATGACGCAAAAGATTGGCTGGATTGATAATTTACGCGCGGTAGCCTGCCTGATGGTGATTATGATCCACACCACCACGTGGTATGTCACTAATAGCCCGAAGATTACCGAATCGCACTGGGACATCGCCAATCTCCTCAACTCCGCGTCACGCGTCTGCGTTCCACTGTTTTTTATGATTTCCGGCTACCTGTTTTTTGGCGAACGCAGCGCGCAGCGTCGCCATTTCCTGCGCATTATTCTCTGTCTGTTGTTCTACAGCGCCGTGGCGCTGGCCTATATCACCTGGCTAACCCCGATCAGTGAAGGTTTATCAATCAAACACTTATTACAAAAGCCGGTGTTTTATCATCTCTGGTTTTTCTTCGCCATTATCGTGATTTATTTGTTTTCGCCGTTGATTCAGGTGAAAGAGGCGAAAGCGGGCTATGTGGCTTTGGTGGTGCTGGTGCTGGCGGTGCTCGCTAATCCCAATACCGCCGATCAATCGCTCGGGCCCTTTCACTGGTTGCCGGTGAACCTTTACGTCAGCGGCAATACCATTTATTACCTGCTCTACGCTCTGCTGGGGCGCGCCATCGGCATGATGGAAACGGCACGGCGTGGGGTGAATGGGTTGGCGGGCGGGCTGTTTATTGGCTGCGTGATTGGGATTTCAATTGGCACTAAACGAGAGCTGCATATTAACGGCGCGTTTTCCGACCTCTGGTATCTCTACTGCGGCCCCTTGGTGTTTATTGCCGCCATCAGTCTGATGGTACTGTTTAAAAATTGCCTGAATCAACGCCCCTTACCAGGTTTGGCGACCATTTCACGCTACTCCTTACCGATTTACGGCTTCCATGCGCTGTTTATTCACTACCTGCGTACCCATCACCTCGATCACACCGCGCATCCATTAGTGGATATTCCGTTGGTGTTTGCGATAACCCTTGGCGGTAGTTTGTTGCTGGCGATGGGCTTACAGCGGTTGGATACGCACCGGCTGGTCAGTTAA